From the genome of Bacillus thuringiensis:
TGATTTTATAAAGGAATTATTAAATCAATTTGTTTGTAAGCATGTTTTTTCTAGAGTATGTGCTTATATATTTGATCAAATCGTTCATGTTTTTACAATCATTGGAGTTTTAACTTATTTTAAAATGATTAATTATGATTTGGATGTTTGGAAAGAGTTTATTAATGCATTATTATTTGAAAAAGAAATTACTTTGTCCCATTTAGATAAATTTTTTGCTTTTTTAATTGTTATTATTATTACTACTCATTTTAGTGCATATTTTTTAGAAAATCTTTTAGATGATATTAAACCTTTAAATAATTCTTTTGTTGATTCTAAAACTGAAATGAAAAATGTGAAGACTATGAAGAGACATGGAAAGCATTTAGAGCTTTCACCTATTGAAGAAAATACAGTAGAAGAAACTTTGGTACATACACATTATGCAGAACCTCAATTTAAAATAGGTAAATATATTGGTATGATAGAAAGAATTATTATTATGATATTAGTTTCTATTAATGCATATACTGGCATAACATTTTTAGCAGCTTTAAAAGCATTAACTCGTTTTAAACAATTTGAAGATAAAAGGTTTGCTGAGTATTATTTAATTGGAAATTTATTAAGTATGTTAATAGGTATTATTTCTGGGTATTTAATTACTTTGATATTAAAGTGATTAAATACTGGATTTTTATTTTAAGCTGTTTGGAATGTATACTTTCGTTATATAAAATGGTGATATCAGAAGAATTGTTGTAAAGTTAATGAGTTAAAGAGAAATGAAAGTAAACCTTTATTCCGAAGTTTACATTTGATAAAAGATAATAAATAAACATTAAAGAAAAGGATACTAATTAATTAGTATCCTTTTCTTTAATGTTTATTTTGTTTTGTAACTTGTTTCTTTTTATTTGAAGCTTTTGTAATGATCTCATGCAATAGTTGTTCAATATAGATTTTTTCACTTAGATCGGTTGTAATTTCGTTCATGTTATTAAAAGCTCTAATTAATGTCCATGTATTTTCTACAGTTTCTTTGAATACAGTTTTTGCATTATCTTTTGTTTCTTTTTTTAAATTTTTATTATGAACAATTTGGTTCATAACATCATATATAGCATCTCGAGTAAAATCTGTTGTGTTTTGTATTTTTGTAATGTGTTCTAATACTTCATCTTGGAATGTATCAATTTTAAAGATTTCACTTATTTTAATCTTTGCTTTATCTATTCCACAATTGTGCTGAATATTAAGTATTGATTTTTTTAGAGTTCCGTTAAAATGATAGTTATTTTCGTCTGTAATTCTGTATCTTAACTGTATGGTGAATGGTGATTTTCTAATTTCATTATTTGATACATGTACACCAAAATGTAAATAGCCTAAATTATTTATTTTAATTGGTTCTTCTTGTTCAAAGAATATATCAATATTTGAATCACTCATCCGAGCATTTTCAATATAAAAATTTAAGCGCTTTTCTTTTGCATATTTGTGTAATGATAATAATGCTAGATATAGTGATATGTTGTTGTCATAATTTTGGTATTTTTCCGAAGATGTAATTCCCCGTAGTAGCCATTTATTTTGGTGTTCTATTAATCTAAATTGTCTTTTCTCGTCTTTTAAACGGATTATTAATTCATCAATGTTTTCTTTTAAAAGATCTTTGAATCCTTTTTCAATACAAAATTGAGCGAATTTCCCCATACGAAATATATCATCAAAAAAATCTTTTCTAGAATTATATATTCCTGTTGTTTTTATTGCTTCAATAGGTGGTTTAGCTTTGAAATGTAAAATAACTTCATTTTTATCTGTTAGCCCCATGTATTCAAGATTGTCTAATGATTCTTTTACATCAATTTTGTTTACGATTACTTTTTGATATTGGTTGTATAGTTCTTTGGTTCCTCTAATAGCTAATGTATCATTTGAATTTCCAAAATTTTTGATTGGAAATTCATCTTGGATTGTTTTGTTAAGAGGGTTTGTGTCTATATCTACTGGGAGCAGTTCTAATAATTGAGATAATTGAATTGAATCGCTTTTACATGTGTGAAGATTACTTTCATATAAATAATTACTCATATTTTTTAAACCCCTTTTTATTTTTTCTTAGATTTTGCTTGAGATAAAGCTGATGCTGCGACACTTTTTGTTGATTTTCCATATCTACCGTCACGTAAAATCTTAGAAGCCGTCGTTGCAACTTTAGAACTTGTGACACGTTTTGAACTAGATTTCATAAACATATACCTCCTAGTTTTAGTATTTTGTTAAATCCCGAACGTTTATTCCCCCATAATATCCATTATATTCTAGTGAAATTCAAAAGTAAAGTATATATTGTGTTGTGTTACGACAATCTATACTATATATGGATTTGAACTTTAATAATGAACTTCAACTATGAGACGGTACAGAATTAACTTTTTGTTGTAATTTTCCATTGTCTTTAGGAATGGTGACTGTATAAGAATTTATCCATCAATTCTTATAAAATATATAGTTAGAGAAAAAGAGTGTAGAGATTATCTGCATTCTTTTTTAGTTTATATTTCTATAGAAGACATAGATAAGAGGTAGTTGTATCGGGTATGTCAACGGTACCGGACCGAACCCGAAAGGGTGCGGGAGGATAAGGAGTTGACATATTTACTATGCGACCCTCTTGGATTGTCAAAACGTTTACCGTTTTGGCCTGCCAACCGGCGAGGGAACCCCTCAAGGATTTGAGGGGTTGGGGAGTTCGATTGATGGGGTCAAGGGGAAGAGTTCCCCTTGTAGGTTCGGACAAAGTCCGGGGTTTTTGCTATGCTAGGCATGGCTAGGCGAAGCCGACAAGCGTCGCAGACCCCTATCGATTTTGATATGTTAGTGTCAAAATAAGTATAGGGTTACGTTAATTGACATCATTTCGTCGCTTTGCTAGACTGATGGTATCAATTAATCTAGGGAAAGTGGTGATACTTTATGTTGGGATCTATTTCATTTAATCAATCTCACCAAAGTTCATTAAGCCACAATAATAGAGAAAATATTCATGGGAATCCTGGTATAGATCTAGCTAGGTTACACGAGAATATTTACTTTGTTCAAAAGGACATCCGAAGTGTATACAAGGATGTTTTTCAAGAAGCAGTGGACAAGTATAACGAGAAACAAAAACGGAATGACCGTAAGATTGATGATTACTATGACAAAATACATAAAGATGATAAAACACATGAGCAACGAGAATTGGTTGTAGCGATTGGAGAAGGTAAAGATAACCCGATGTATAGAGGTGCGAAAAAAGAAGCACTGAAGCGCTATGCTGAAGAGTTTCAAGAGCGAAATCCAAATCTAACAGTTTATAATATGGTTTTACATGATGATGAAGCAAATCCGCATTTGCATATTAATTACGTACCGAATTTTGAAAGTAAACGTGGTTTATCAAGGCGTGTCGGCATGGATAAAGCTTTACAGCAACAAGGCATAGAAGGAACAGGGAGAGGGCTAATTGCGAAGTGGAGAGAAACAGAAACAGCTTATATTGAGCAATTGGCTAAAGAACATATTCCTAATTTTGAACGTGCAAATGTTGGTTCACATAAATACATGAAAGTCCGCCAATACAAAGAATATGCAGAAGCAAAATCAATTGTCGAGAATCAAGTTCAAGAAAAAGAAATGCAGTTAGAAACGATTGATAATTATTTGACAAATGTTGAAGAGAAAACAAATGAATTACAAGTGACGAAAAAGAGTTTGGAAAGTGATGTCATTGATAAGTACAAAGAATTAGAGATAGTAAAACAACAAGTAGAGAGTGAAAATGAAAAGCTGCAGTTAATTGGCCAGCGTCATATAGAGTTAGAAAAAAGAGTAGAACAAATGCAAAAAGAATTAGATAGTGCTACGGATCAAGTACCAAATGAACCTGTTAAAATTCCATTTTTACGTAAAGAAGTAGTAGTAGAAGTACAGGATAAAATGTTTGGAAAAGCTGAAATCACAAAGAAACAAACAAGAAATTATGTGTTATCACCAGAACAATATCAAGAATTAACAAAGCAAGTGAATGCAGCGGTTACTATCAAAAAGGATTATGAGCGTTTGAAAAAGACAGACTTTGTGAAAGAGAATGAGAGTTTAAAAGTGCATGCAGAAGGCTGGATGAAAGAAAATCGAACGTTGAAGCAAGAAAAAAGTAAGTTGCAAAAAGAAGTTGTTGTATTAAATAGAGAAATAAGCTCATTAAAAGCTCATATAAAAGGTTTGCAGACGAATATAAGAATTTTGTATGTACAAACGAAAAAAGTTTTTAAGGAGCAATTTAAGGTGTTTAGAGAGATTGTTAAAAAAGAATTGGATAATAAGGGAGTAGATAATCAATTTGAATGTGAACATAAGAGAGAAATAAGAAGACATCGAGATTTTGATAGAGAAAGATAGAATTGAATGTTGTGTTTTTGCAAGAGATGGAAAGCTTTAACAAGGTGTTTCATGTTATTATAGAGAAAAACATACAAACGAGAAAAACCGCCCAAGCTTTGGTCGGCGAGGCGGTTTTTCATAATAAGGTTGGAATCAACCAATATATATTCTATATACATTCTAACATATAAAAGTTGATTCCTTCTACTAAGGGAGAGAATTATTTTATGACAAAAGTTGTAGATTTTGGACAAGCTGAAAAAAAAGCGAAAATAAGAGATAGTAAGATTGATAGCATTTATAACCAGTTGCAAACCGGTGGTTATTCAGAAGAAGAGAAAACAATGCTCTTACAGTTAATAAGTAAAACAACTGGTGGAGATGAATATTTTATAGGGAAAAAGAAAAAACCTACAGATCGGGTGAGGTTTGTGCAAATAATTATGGATAATTACAATTATTTGAGTGAAATTAATTATTTATCTACAGCTGAAAAAGCGCTTTTAATGGATTTAATACCTTATGTAGAATTTAAAACAAATATTTTGGTTGAAAGAATAAGTAAAGAAGATGAATTTGATTCTGATAGTGCAACGCCTAGTTATCTTGCAAGAAAGTTAAATAGAACTAGAGGAAAAGTTTCAGAGTTAATGAATGGTTTAATGAAAAAAGGATTATTAGCGGTTGCAGAAACTGGAACAACTACCGAAGATGGTCGTATTTGTACAAGTCGTACATGGTTTGTAAATCCAAATATTATGTGTTGTTCTCCAAAAGACGGAGTAGATAAAGCAACTCAAAAAATCTTTAAAAAATCACTTAAAAATTTTGTAACTGAAGATGGTAAAAAACATAAGTTGCCAATTTATTTATTTTAGATGTCATTTTATATTGACATCTTTTTTTTATATATTTTTTACATTTTTTAGGTGTTCCTTTTTG
Proteins encoded in this window:
- a CDS encoding plasmid recombination protein, with amino-acid sequence MLGSISFNQSHQSSLSHNNRENIHGNPGIDLARLHENIYFVQKDIRSVYKDVFQEAVDKYNEKQKRNDRKIDDYYDKIHKDDKTHEQRELVVAIGEGKDNPMYRGAKKEALKRYAEEFQERNPNLTVYNMVLHDDEANPHLHINYVPNFESKRGLSRRVGMDKALQQQGIEGTGRGLIAKWRETETAYIEQLAKEHIPNFERANVGSHKYMKVRQYKEYAEAKSIVENQVQEKEMQLETIDNYLTNVEEKTNELQVTKKSLESDVIDKYKELEIVKQQVESENEKLQLIGQRHIELEKRVEQMQKELDSATDQVPNEPVKIPFLRKEVVVEVQDKMFGKAEITKKQTRNYVLSPEQYQELTKQVNAAVTIKKDYERLKKTDFVKENESLKVHAEGWMKENRTLKQEKSKLQKEVVVLNREISSLKAHIKGLQTNIRILYVQTKKVFKEQFKVFREIVKKELDNKGVDNQFECEHKREIRRHRDFDRER
- a CDS encoding MarR family transcriptional regulator, with product MTKVVDFGQAEKKAKIRDSKIDSIYNQLQTGGYSEEEKTMLLQLISKTTGGDEYFIGKKKKPTDRVRFVQIIMDNYNYLSEINYLSTAEKALLMDLIPYVEFKTNILVERISKEDEFDSDSATPSYLARKLNRTRGKVSELMNGLMKKGLLAVAETGTTTEDGRICTSRTWFVNPNIMCCSPKDGVDKATQKIFKKSLKNFVTEDGKKHKLPIYLF